The following DNA comes from Amycolatopsis solani.
AGAACGGTGCCTCGGCGCGCAGCTGGGCCGAACCGAGCGTCGGCAATGCCACTTTGCCTTGCCAGACTGGGATTTCCGTTCCGAACGGGATCCCGGCGCGGACGGCGGCCGCAGCGGCGAGGCAGTGGACGTGTCCGACGTGCACCCAGAACGGGCAAACGCCGGTGACGTCCTGCCGGTACAGCCGGGTCGTGTAACCGGCCCACGTTCCGGTGTACGGGTGAGCGAGGATCGTCTCGAGTGCCTGAGGCGCGGCGTGTTCGACCCTGGCCAGCAGTTCCCACGCTGTTTCCGGGGACGGGAGCGGGCGGTACAGGTCTTCGGATTTCGTGACGACTTCGACCAGATTGCGCAGGAGCAGGAGCCGTCGGCTCCGTTCGGTCGCCCGCAGTTTGCGCAGCGGCCCGGTGCCGCCCTCGCCACGGGCCATCGCGTCGAAATCCGCCCAGAGCAACTGGTGACGGTTCAGTTCCGCGGCGGGATCCTCGGTCTGCCCGGAAATCATGGTCAGTCGACCCGCTGAGCGCCGTCGCCTCCGCTCGCTGTGACTTGGATGTGGGAAGCGCGTTCGACCGCATGCCGCAATGACTTGCGCAGTTCGCCGCCGTCCAGGGTGCGGAGTCTGGTGAGGGAGACGCCGCCGAGGTCGAGGAGTTCGGATTCGATTCCGTCTTCTGCGCCGGAACGAGCTGCTTGCATCGCGCTTTTCCCCTTCCGCAGGGAGAGCGGACCCCGTCGGCCCGTTTTCATTGTCCCGCATTCCGGGCCGTTTCGACAGGGACGGACGCCGTGCGCCGATCAGGCTACGTCCAGCACCCGGTGCAGGAGGGTCGTCAGCTCCGCCGCGAAGTGGGGGCGGGCGGCCAGGCGACGGGTGCGGGCCAGGTCGTTTGCGATGGTCAGCGCCGCGTGGACGGTGATCTTCGCTTCCCGTGGCGGCAGGGAAGGGCGGACCGCAGAAAGCAGCGTGACCCACTGGGCGACGTAATCGCGTTGCACGCGCAACAGATCCGCTTTGTCGCGGTCGGGCATCGTGACGCGGTCGGCCGAGAACGACACCAGCAGTTCCGGCGTGTGCAGAATCGTGTGCACGTACGACTCCGCCAAGCGGCGCAGGGCCGCCCGTTCGTCCGGCGCCTGGAGCGCGCGCTCGGCGGCCAGCGCCAGGCGGTCCGCCGCGCGGTGGCCGATCGCCACCATCAGGGCGGCCTTGCTCGGGAAGTGGCGGTAGACGCTCGGGCCCGCGATGCCCGCCGCCGCGCCGATGTCCTCCATGCTCACGTCGTGGAAGCCGCGCTGGGCGAACAGTGCCGTCGCTTCCGCCAGGACCTGCTCGCGGCGCGAAGGCGTGCCGAGGCCCAGCGGAGGCGAAGACGGCAGCGCGGACGGCGAGGGGAGTGTGGCGTTCAGCACACCCATCGCCAGCTCGACCAGCAGTTGCGCGAAGCGGCGGCGCGCCACCGAGGTGTGGTGCACCGACACGCTGCCGAACACCGACAGCGCCGCCCAGCACAGCAGCTCCGCGTCCTCGCCGGGCAGGTCGGGGCGCCGGGCGAGCAGCGCTTTCGACCACGCCGCCAGCGCGAGCGCCGAGCGGCGGGCGATCTCCCGCTGGTCCTCCTTGGGCAGGTGGCGGCCCTCCCAGCGCCAGAGCGCCGCGATCTCCCGGCGTTCGACGGCCTGCGTCGCGAGCCGGCGGAGGAGCGATTCCAGCTGGTCGGCGGGCGGAACCGAGTCCGACAGCGCTTCCGCCGTCGCCGCCTCCATGTCCTCGAAGCCGTTTAGTACAACGTAAGACAAGACCGCCTGCTTGTCCGCGAAGTGGCGGTACAGCGCCGGCCCGGTGACGCCCGCCGCGTCCGCGATGTCCTTGATGCCGACTCCGGGGAAGCCGCGCGCGCGGAACAGCTCCGCCGCCACCGCGGCCAGCTGGGCCTTGCGGTCGCGGGGGCGCGCGCTGCGTACTGAGTCGGTCATGGTGAGTCGACGATAGCGGCTAACGGCACACCTGCAACCCATTGACACCATGGGGTTATCCGGCGATATGTTAATGGCCATTAGCACTACTGGTCGGTATCATCGGCCATGGCACGACGACGTCCACCCCGCTCGCGAGGAGTTGTTCAGTGAGTAGCGAGGCCTACATCTACGAGGCGATCCGCACGCCTCGCGGCAAGAACAAGGGCGGTGCCCTCCACGGCACCAAGCCGGTCGACCTGGTGGTCGGCCTGATCAACGAACTCAAGGTCCGCCACCCGAACCTCGACCCCGCGGTGATCGACGACGTCGTACTCGGCGTCGTCTCCCCGGTCGGCGAGCAGGGCGCGGTCATCGCGCGCACCGCCGCGCTGAACGCCGGTCTCCCCGAGACCGTCGCCGGCGTGCAGCTCAACCGCTTCTGCGCCTCCGGCCTGGAGGCCACCAACACCGCCGCGCAGAAGGTCCGCTCCGGCTGGGACAACCTGGTCATCGCCGGCGGTGTCGAGTCGATGTCCCGCGTGCCGATGGGCTCCGACGGCGGCGCGCTGTTCATGGACCCGGCCACCGCGTACGACAACTACATCGTCCCGCAGGGCACCGGCGCCGACCTGATCGCGACCATCGAGGGCTTCTCCCGCGAGGACGTCGACCGCTGGGCCGTCCGCTCGCAGGACCGCGCCGAGGCGGCCTGGTCCGGCGGCTACTTCGCCAAGTCCGTCGTCCCGGTCAAGGACATCAACGGCGTCACGGTCCTCGACCACGACGAGCACCGCCGTCCCGGCTCCACCGTCGAGAGCCTCGGCAAGCTCAAGCCGGCCTTCGCGGGCATCGGCGAGCTGGGCGGCTTCGACGCCGTCGCGCTGCAGAAGTATCACTCGGTCGAGCGCATCAACCACGTCCACACCGGCGGCAACTCCTCGGGCATCGTCGACGGCGCCGCGCTGGTGCTCGTCGGCTCCGAGCAGATCGGCAAGACCTTCGGGCTGACCCCGCGCGCCCGCATCGTGGCGACGGCGTCGATCGGCTCCGAGCCGACGATCATGCTCACCGGCCCGACCCCGGCCACCGAGAAGGTCCTGAAGACCGCGGGCCTCAAGCCCGAGGACATCGACCTGTGGGAGCTCAACGAGGCGTTCGCGTCCGTCGTGCTCAAGTGGATCAAGGACCTGCACCTCGACGAGGACAAGGTCAACGTCAACGGCGGCGCGATCGCCATGGGCCACCCGCTCGGCGCCACCGGCGCGATGCTGGTCGGCACCGTGGTCGACGAGCTCGAACGCCGCCAGGCGCGCCGCGCCCTGGTGACCCTGTGCATCGGCGGCGGCATGGGCGTCGCGACCATCATCGAGCGGGTGTGAGGACTCCAATGGCCGAGAGCAAGACCATCCGCTGGGAGCAGGACTCCGACGGGATCGTCACGCTGACCCTGGACGACCCGAACCAGTCGGCGAACACGATGAACGCCGACTTCCGCGAGTCGCTCGGCGTCACCGTGGACCGCCTGGAAGCCGAGAAGGACTCCATCACCGGCGTCGTCATCACGTCCGCCAAGAAGACCTTCTTCGCCGGCGGCGACCTGAACGACCTCATCCAGGCCAAGCCCGAGAACGCGGTCGAGTTCACCGAGTCGTCCAGCCTCATGAAGGGGCAGATGCGGCGGATCGAGCAGCTCGGCAAGCCGGTCGTCGCGGCGATCAACGGTGCCGCGCTCGGCGGCGGCCTCGAGATCGCGCTGGCGACGCACCACCGCATCGCCGCGGACGTCAAGGGCAGCCAGATCGGCCTGCCCGAGGTGACGCTCGGCCTGCTGCCCGGCGGCGGCGGTGTCGTGCGCACCGTCCGGTTGCTGGGCATCCAGAGCGCGCTGCTGAACGTCCTGCTGCAGGGCCAGCGGCACCGTCCGGCCAAGGCGCTCGAGCTCGGCCTGGTGCACGAGCTCGTCGGCACGGTCGAGGAGCTCGTCCCCGCCGCGAAGGCGTGGATCAAGGCGAACCCCGAAGGCGGCGTCCAGCCGTGGGACGTCAAGGGCTACAAGATCCCGGGCGGCACGCCGTCCAACCCGAGCTTCGCGGCCAACCTCCCGGCGTTCCCGGCGAACCTGCGCAAGCAGATCAAGGGCGCGAACATGCCGGCGCCGCGGGCGATCCTGGCCGCCGCGATCGAGGGCGCGCAGGTCGACTTCGACACCGCGATCCTGATCGAGACGCGCTACTTCATCAGCCTCGCGACCGGCCAGGTCTCGAAGAACATGACGAAGGCGTTCTTCTTCGACCTGCAGACGATCAACTCGGGTGGTTCGCGGCCGGACGGCTTCGAGAAGTACACCGCCAAGAAGGTCGGTGTCCTCGGCGCCGGGATGATGGGCGCGGCGATCGCGTACGTGTCGGCGAAGGCCGGCATCGACGTCGTCCTCAAGGACGTCTCGCTCGAGGCGGCCGAGAAGGGCAAGGGCTACGCGGCCAAGCTCGAGCAGAAGGCTCTCTCGCGCGGCAAGACCACGCAGGAGAAGTCGGACGCGCTGCTGGCGAAGATCAAGCCGACCGGTGACCCGGCCGACTTCGCGGGCGTCGACTTCGTCATCGAGGCCGTCTTCGAGAGCGTCGAGCTGAAGCACAAGGTGTTCGGCGAGATCGAAAGCGTCGTCAACGCCGACGCGGTGCTGGGCTCCAACACCTCGACGCTGCCGATCACCACCCTCGCCGAGGGCGTGCAGCGCACCGAGGACTTCATCGGGATCCACTTCTTCTCGCCGGTCGACAAGATGCCGCTGGTCGAGATCATCTGCGGTGAGAAGACGTCGCCGGCGACGCTGGCGAAGGTCTTCGACTACACGCTGCAGATCAAGAAGACGCCGATCGTCGTCAACGACAGCCGCGGCTTCTTCACCTCGCGCGTGATCGGCACGTTCATCAACGAGGCCGTCGCCGCGCTGGGCGAGGGCGTCGAGCCGGCGTCGATCGAGCAGGCGGGTTCGCAGGCCGGCTACCCGGCGCCCCCGCTGCAGCTGATGGACGAGCTGACGCTGACGCTGCCGCGCAAGATCCGCAAGGAGACCCGCGAGGCGATCGAGGCCGCGGGCGGCACGTGGAAGGCGCACGCGTCCGAGGCGGTCATCGACCGGATGCTCGACGAGTACGACCGCAAGGGCCGCTCGACCGGCGCGGGCTTCTACGAGTACGACGCTGAAGGCAAGCGCACCGGGTTGTGGCCGGGCCTGCGCGACGCGTTCAAGTCCGGCTCGACGGAGGTGCCGTTCGAGGACCTCAAGGAGCGGATGCTCTTCGCCGAGGCGCTCGAGACGGTCAAGTGCTTCGACGAGGGCGTCCTGACGTCGGTGGCGGATGCCAACATCGGCTCGATCTTCGGCATCGGCTTCCCGGCGTGGACCGGCGGTGTCATCCAGTACATCAACCAGTACGAGGGTGGCCTGCAGGGCTTCGTCGACCGGTCGCGTGAGCTCGCGGCCCGGTACGGCGACCACTTCGAGCCGCCGGCTTCACTCGTGGAGAAGGCCGCCAAGGGCGAGATCTACGAATAGCCGATCGATCCGTGAAGGCCTCCTCACCGGCGCTTTGAGCCGGTGAGGAGGCCTTCACTGTTGTCTCAAGGCTCGAGCGCGAGGTGCGGGAGCCGCCGGTCCAGCCACTTCGGCAGCCACCAGGCGCGCTCGCCGAGCAGCCGCATGATCGCCGGCACGACGAGACAGCGGATCACCAGCGCGTCCAGCAGCACCGCGACCGCGAGGCCGAGCCCGAACTGCGCCAGCATCCGCGACGGGTCGAGCAGGAACGCACCGAACACCAGCACCATGATCGCGCCGGCCACGGTGATCACGCCGCCGGTCGCGGCGAGTCCCTCGCGCACCGCGAGGCGCGCGTCGCCGGTGCGCCGCCACTCCTCGTGCATCCGCGACACCAGGAACACCTCGTAGTCCATGGACAGCCCGAACACGATCGCGAAGATCATCACCGGCACGAACGCCTCGATCGGGCCGGGCTGCGCGCCGAACCAGCCGTCGCCGAACACCAGCGTCATGACGCCGAGCGAGGCGCCGATGCTCAGCAGGTTCAGCAGCGCCGCCTTGAGCGGGATGAGGATCGACCGGAACACGACCATCAGCAGCAGCGCGGACAGCCCGACGACGACCAGCACGAACAGCGGCAACCGGTCGGCGACGGCGCCCGCGAAGTCCGTCGCGGCCGCGACCGGCCCGCCGACCAGGTAGTGGCCCGGGAGCGACGGCAGGACGTCGGTCCGCAGCCGCGTCACCAGCTCGGCGGTCGCCGCGTCCTGCGGTGACGTCGTCGGGAACGCGAGGACGGTCCGGCCCGCCGGGGGCAGCGCGCGAGCGATCCCCGGCGTCGACGCGAGCCGTTGCTGCAACGCGACCGCGTCACCTTCTTCGGCGACGACCGCGAGCGGGCCGCTGAAGCCCGGACCGAAGCCCTCCGCCAGCAGGTCGTACGCCTTCCGCGTGGTGGACCCGGCCGGGTCGGTGCCCGCGTCGGCGAACCCGAGCCGCATGCCGAGTGCCGGGATCGACAGTCCGATGAGGAGGAGCAGGCCGATCGCCAGCGGGGCCGCGGGCCGTCGCTGGACGCCGTCCGCGAGCCGACGCCACGCCCGGCCGTGCTCGCGCTTGTCCGCGTGGCGCCGGATCCCGCGCTCGAGCCGCTTCCCGAACAGCGAAAGCAACGCCGGGAGCAGCGTCACCGACGCGACCATCGTCATCAGGACGGTCAGCGCGACCGATAGCGCGACGCCGCGAAGCCCGCCGAGCCCGAGCGCGAGCAGGCCGAGCAGCGCGATGATCACCGTCGTCCCGGCGAACAGGACCGAGCGGCCGGCGGTGTCGAGCGCGCGCCTCGCGGCCGCTTCACGGTCGAGGCCGTTCAGGATCTCCGCGCGGTAGCGGGAGAAGACGAGCAGCGCGTAGTCGACGCCCACGCCGAACCCGACCAGCATCATCAGCGGCGAGGTGTAGCTCGCGATGTCGACGTAGTGCGAAACGACGGTGATCACGCCGAGCGTGCTGCCGACGGCGAAGACGGCGGTGATGACCGGGAGCCCGGCCGCGAGCAGCGAGCGGAACAGGAACACGAGGATGACCAGCGCGGCGAGCAGGCCGACGCCTTCCGCGGGTCCGCCGCCGCCGGAGATGCGCTCGACGGGGTCGCCGGCGAGCGCGGCCTCGACGGGACTCCGCTCGACCGTGTCGGCGAACCGCACGATGTCGTCGTAAGGCAGATCGGTGGAGGCCGCGTCGAACGTGACGGTCGCGTAGCCGATCCGGCCGTCGGCCGACAGCGTCTCGAACGGCCCGGTCACCGACCTGACGTGCGGCTGCAATCGGACATCGTCCAGAACATGTCCGATTGCGGCGCGCTGCGTCTCGAGCCCGCTGTCGGACTTGAACACGATCTGCGCGCTCGTGCCCGATTGCGCGGTGTTCCGCAGCAGGTCGACGACCTGCTGAGACTCGGTTCCGGGCAGCGAGTTGTCGTCGTGGAACGCGTCTCCGGTGAGCCGCGAGGTGAGCGTGACGCCGATGAGGACCAGCGCCCAGAGCGCGACGGCGAGCCACCGGTGGCGCTGCGCCCAGCCGGCCAGCTTCGCCAGGCTTCCCCCGGTGGGGCGAGTGATGGTGTCCATGGTGGACAAGGATTCGCGGTCGGGGGCGTACTCCGCGTCGAGCGCGGGAGGACACTTGCGCTGCTCCCGGCGGTGTCCCTTAAGGCTCGTCCCGTACGCCCGGGGGAGTACGGCTCAGGGGTTCACCCAGCGCGGCGTCACGGCGCCGGACTCGTAGGCGAGCACGACGAGCTGCGCCCGGTCCCGCGCGCCGGTCTTGGTCATGATGCGGCTGACGTGCGTCTTCGCCGTCGCCGGGCTGAGCGTGAGCTCGCGCGCGATTTCATCGTTCGACAGGCCCGCCGCGACCAGGGACAGCACCTCGCGTTCGCGGTCGGTGAGGCGGTCCAGCGCCGGGGGCGGCGCCGGCCGGGTGCCGCGCGACGCGAACTCCGAGATCAGCCGCCGGGTGATCGACGGCGCGAGCAGCGCGTCGCCGCGGGCCACCACGCGCACGGCGTGGATCAGCTCCTCGGGCTCGGTGTCCTTGACCAGAAATCCGCTCGCGCCCGCGCGCAGTGCGGCGTAGACGTCCTCGTCGAGGTCGAACGTTGTAAGAATGACGACCTTACTGTGTACGGCGGAGTCCTCGAGGAGGTGCCGTGTCGCGGCCAGGCCGTCGAGCACCGGCATGCGGATGTCCATCAGCACGACGTCCGGACGGTGGTCGTGCGCGGCCTGCAGCGCCTCGCGGCCGTCCGCGGCTTCGGCCACGACGGTGATGTCGTCCTCGCCGTCCAAAATGGACCGGAAGCCGGCTCGCACCAGCCGCTGGTCGTCGACGAGCAGGACCCGGATCATCGGCCCATCATCGCACCGGCAGCCGCGCGCGGACCCGGTAACCGCCACCTTCGCGCGGCGCGGCGGTCACTTCGCCGCCCAAAGCCCGGGCGCGCTCGGCCATCCCGCGGATCCCGTTCCCCGGCGGCGCGTCCCCGCCGCGGCCGTCGTCG
Coding sequences within:
- a CDS encoding TetR/AcrR family transcriptional regulator; its protein translation is MTDSVRSARPRDRKAQLAAVAAELFRARGFPGVGIKDIADAAGVTGPALYRHFADKQAVLSYVVLNGFEDMEAATAEALSDSVPPADQLESLLRRLATQAVERREIAALWRWEGRHLPKEDQREIARRSALALAAWSKALLARRPDLPGEDAELLCWAALSVFGSVSVHHTSVARRRFAQLLVELAMGVLNATLPSPSALPSSPPLGLGTPSRREQVLAEATALFAQRGFHDVSMEDIGAAAGIAGPSVYRHFPSKAALMVAIGHRAADRLALAAERALQAPDERAALRRLAESYVHTILHTPELLVSFSADRVTMPDRDKADLLRVQRDYVAQWVTLLSAVRPSLPPREAKITVHAALTIANDLARTRRLAARPHFAAELTTLLHRVLDVA
- a CDS encoding acetyl-CoA C-acetyltransferase; translated protein: MSSEAYIYEAIRTPRGKNKGGALHGTKPVDLVVGLINELKVRHPNLDPAVIDDVVLGVVSPVGEQGAVIARTAALNAGLPETVAGVQLNRFCASGLEATNTAAQKVRSGWDNLVIAGGVESMSRVPMGSDGGALFMDPATAYDNYIVPQGTGADLIATIEGFSREDVDRWAVRSQDRAEAAWSGGYFAKSVVPVKDINGVTVLDHDEHRRPGSTVESLGKLKPAFAGIGELGGFDAVALQKYHSVERINHVHTGGNSSGIVDGAALVLVGSEQIGKTFGLTPRARIVATASIGSEPTIMLTGPTPATEKVLKTAGLKPEDIDLWELNEAFASVVLKWIKDLHLDEDKVNVNGGAIAMGHPLGATGAMLVGTVVDELERRQARRALVTLCIGGGMGVATIIERV
- a CDS encoding 3-hydroxyacyl-CoA dehydrogenase NAD-binding domain-containing protein, whose translation is MAESKTIRWEQDSDGIVTLTLDDPNQSANTMNADFRESLGVTVDRLEAEKDSITGVVITSAKKTFFAGGDLNDLIQAKPENAVEFTESSSLMKGQMRRIEQLGKPVVAAINGAALGGGLEIALATHHRIAADVKGSQIGLPEVTLGLLPGGGGVVRTVRLLGIQSALLNVLLQGQRHRPAKALELGLVHELVGTVEELVPAAKAWIKANPEGGVQPWDVKGYKIPGGTPSNPSFAANLPAFPANLRKQIKGANMPAPRAILAAAIEGAQVDFDTAILIETRYFISLATGQVSKNMTKAFFFDLQTINSGGSRPDGFEKYTAKKVGVLGAGMMGAAIAYVSAKAGIDVVLKDVSLEAAEKGKGYAAKLEQKALSRGKTTQEKSDALLAKIKPTGDPADFAGVDFVIEAVFESVELKHKVFGEIESVVNADAVLGSNTSTLPITTLAEGVQRTEDFIGIHFFSPVDKMPLVEIICGEKTSPATLAKVFDYTLQIKKTPIVVNDSRGFFTSRVIGTFINEAVAALGEGVEPASIEQAGSQAGYPAPPLQLMDELTLTLPRKIRKETREAIEAAGGTWKAHASEAVIDRMLDEYDRKGRSTGAGFYEYDAEGKRTGLWPGLRDAFKSGSTEVPFEDLKERMLFAEALETVKCFDEGVLTSVADANIGSIFGIGFPAWTGGVIQYINQYEGGLQGFVDRSRELAARYGDHFEPPASLVEKAAKGEIYE
- a CDS encoding MMPL family transporter, whose amino-acid sequence is MDTITRPTGGSLAKLAGWAQRHRWLAVALWALVLIGVTLTSRLTGDAFHDDNSLPGTESQQVVDLLRNTAQSGTSAQIVFKSDSGLETQRAAIGHVLDDVRLQPHVRSVTGPFETLSADGRIGYATVTFDAASTDLPYDDIVRFADTVERSPVEAALAGDPVERISGGGGPAEGVGLLAALVILVFLFRSLLAAGLPVITAVFAVGSTLGVITVVSHYVDIASYTSPLMMLVGFGVGVDYALLVFSRYRAEILNGLDREAAARRALDTAGRSVLFAGTTVIIALLGLLALGLGGLRGVALSVALTVLMTMVASVTLLPALLSLFGKRLERGIRRHADKREHGRAWRRLADGVQRRPAAPLAIGLLLLIGLSIPALGMRLGFADAGTDPAGSTTRKAYDLLAEGFGPGFSGPLAVVAEEGDAVALQQRLASTPGIARALPPAGRTVLAFPTTSPQDAATAELVTRLRTDVLPSLPGHYLVGGPVAAATDFAGAVADRLPLFVLVVVGLSALLLMVVFRSILIPLKAALLNLLSIGASLGVMTLVFGDGWFGAQPGPIEAFVPVMIFAIVFGLSMDYEVFLVSRMHEEWRRTGDARLAVREGLAATGGVITVAGAIMVLVFGAFLLDPSRMLAQFGLGLAVAVLLDALVIRCLVVPAIMRLLGERAWWLPKWLDRRLPHLALEP
- a CDS encoding response regulator, which codes for MIRVLLVDDQRLVRAGFRSILDGEDDITVVAEAADGREALQAAHDHRPDVVLMDIRMPVLDGLAATRHLLEDSAVHSKVVILTTFDLDEDVYAALRAGASGFLVKDTEPEELIHAVRVVARGDALLAPSITRRLISEFASRGTRPAPPPALDRLTDREREVLSLVAAGLSNDEIARELTLSPATAKTHVSRIMTKTGARDRAQLVVLAYESGAVTPRWVNP